The following DNA comes from Pleuronectes platessa chromosome 9, fPlePla1.1, whole genome shotgun sequence.
CTTGAAGTTTTTCATGTCAACATAATAACCCACTAAGTAGGATTTTTATGTTGTGGTGGTAAACAGCTAAACTGGTGGATCTATAGATAGACTTAAAGACTTGAATGTTGTGTCCTCCTTGAATCCTGTATCATGAGTAAATGAGCAGAACAGGGGTTGAGTGGTCATGTACTGCGATCAGAAAGAGTAATAAAGGACCCTGATATTATAAATATGTAATTTCCTGTGACTTTTGATGTCATGTGTTATCTAAGAGCACAAAGTGGAAAGGATGAGGATAGATGAAATTATGCCTCATCTTTTAACTGGCCATAAAATTGTTGTTAATTGTTAATTTCTACAGGTTATAGTTGTTTCAGCATTacaaaaaacattcacaaagcCATCGGTTAAGGTTTTCCCAGCCGTCTACTTTAATGAAATGTTGACTCAGACTACCTTGTTAAATACTTTGTTTCTTCACATGAGCAGATACAgtataatatacatttaaagTCAAAACATACAGCAGATCAACACGTGGATGTATTTAAAACCATGTTCTCCtcataaaacaatatttgaagAATGTCATCAGCCAGCGGTGCAACAATCATTAAGCATTTCATTTGACAGCGTGGAACAGTTTGTGTGAcacctagagagagagaggacataagaggtcatttatttatgtaaacatACAGTAGAAGGTAAAGTAACTTAAAGAACCTTAAGTGGATTTGAAAAATCTAGAATTCTGCAGTTTATAAGAAGATACTGTTAAACAAAATAGACAATGGCAATAGCTTGTAGCTTTAGCttctattgtatttatttttggggTAAAATGTGTTCCGGCAGCTCCATGTGGCTGAAAGCTCACTTCCTGTATTATTTTGGTGTTGGTGAGCACTAACGTCTCACTTGCAAATTTTGAACTAAAATAATATGTGAAGACCAGTTTCTTTTTACGATTTCTATGAGGTAATGTATCCTGACATCTGTGAAGTGTAACCTTATCATTATAAGCGCTGTCAACCTCAAGGGGCAGTGCTGAGAACCTGTAATGTAAGTATAAAGACAAGCTGTGGAAAATCTGTAATGCCCATGGGTTGttacaaatgtaataaaaaccTACTCTTGAATATCTTCTGCTTTGTGTCGTATTATAATATCAAACCCTAAATGGTAAATTTCTCACTTACACAGTGGTCCCGAGCATGCAGGAAGTCAAACAGCTCCTCAGTGCATTCCTCCACCGTTGCAGACCGAGAGCCCACTCTGGTCTCGCACTGCTCAAGACGCTGCTGAGTGTGTACGCAGTGCTCCGTCTCTGCACACTTCTGTCGCAGCGTTTCAAGAGGATCCTGTAACACACAGCATTCAGAAAATGTACCATATAAATTGTCCTTCATAGGATATGCACACCTTGAGGCAAATTGAGATTTCTGCATGTGGGCTGATTGATATCTAAAAACTCTGTGGCGTTTAGACTCAATCAGTGAAAGCTGGGGTTTCATAAGTGTTGAGTTTTGAAGTTTCTTCTAATTCAGAGTGATGAAACCCCCTGAGTCCTAAGAAAAGATGCTGGCAGTGGAGAAAGCTGTGGTTCAGTGTTCATGTGAAGGAGAGTTAACAAGAGTTCCTGTTCAGAGATCCAAACACCCGCTCGTTCCTCTACAAAATGCCTGTCCTCCACTGGGAATTTGAGGGTCACGTATCGTATTTTGATGAACATACCACCatgtcctcttcatcctcctcctcctcttcttcttcctcctgaaacagacacacacccaaaccAACCCAGTTACATCATTGTCTTCTAACAatcagacaaactgcagcttcacTTCAGCATGAACTTCATCGCTAGCTTGTAAACAAACGACACAGATGATAAATGTGCGTCGAAGCTACACGAATTAGCTTCTACACATTCCTGGACGGCTCCGGTGGCTAACGCTAACACAAGCTAGCAGTTCGTGTAGCTTAGTTAGCCGTGTTGTGCTAGCTTTTTGGCAGAAACAACCCAAGGTTACTAGCAGAGCACAGTTGTGTTAAGTCAGTAAAAGCTACTAACATCCTCGGGCTCTCCATTCGTGATCATCTTCTCCTCGAAAACCATGGTTAGACTGTAGCTGTCCCGAGATGACCTGCTGTCAGAGCTGAGATGCTGGAGGACACGACCGGTCAAACGAGCTGAGGGTCAGGAAACACACCGCAGTGCTTCCGCTTGgtgcactttcaaaataaaacacaccaaGATTACCGTCGAGTTCATTAAAACGCACTTTTTactgtccaaatatttattcaATCTTAAACTTCAATtagtaaaaacaatatttaaaattcTAATTTAAATAGTTGCATGTAGATCTAAACACCCACCTCCTTAGTAGCAGTTTTTCCAAACTTGTCACTTGTTACTattttgtctctgttttttaGATTAAAGGGATGCTAttccccaaaatgaaaatgcactgaATATCTACTCACCTCTTTACCTACGGAgcagtgggtgaagtgtttgactcCACAAAGCACATTTGAATTTTCAGGGGTAAGAATATTGTtgcccctccatcggcattgtTTTGAGTAGATAatagagtgaattttcatttttgggtgaactatccctttaataagtcacacattttatttggatgTAAGAATCGTCTACTTCCCCTCATTACAAAATTACAAAACGATACACTGCCACCCTGTGTTGAAAGGTAGTATTACAGCATGATTAATATTTACTGCATTTACCACTACAGCACGTGGCCCCCAGTGATCTATTTTTATGTCCATTTACGTGTGTGttcctttgtgaggaccattacaagcatagaccctacagagtgaggtcatttttggaaagtgaggacattttgattagtctgtactttttcaaagacttggttttagggttagggtcagaataatgtttaggttagggttagggttaggcatttcgTTTGGATGGTTAAAGTTAGGGTAAGGGAAATGTATTATGCCGattagtgtcctcactaagatagaattACAAATGTCTGTGAGGCACTTTGCATAAAACTGCAATATGACTGCCTCCATTAATGCATTGCAACAGTCTCCTTTGTTACAATGAAGCTAAAACACATACAATAATATTCAAACAGTTGTTTAATGGTTGTCTACTCCTGTGCCAGTTTGCATGAATACAGGCATTAAAgacatttctctttttgtaTGTTGTGCAAGACACAGCAGCCTGACATGTGTTCACCCCATTTAACACCTGAATCGTGAACATTGATTTAAGTCCTATCTCTGCACATCAGTGTCTTATCTCACTGTTATGTTCTACGAACTTGGAGAGAAAGACAACAAgttcacattttaaaaatagctttattcataatatttatattaaataaatacctACAGTTACAtttcaaaaggaaataaaatctttacactgcttaacatttatttttgttccaTCTTCATTTACTCTGAACCAGTAAGATCTAAACCGATGTTTACACCTCTGCAGAAATCTCCCATGTGTAACCTCGaaagtgttatatatatatatatatatatatatatatatatacatatatatatatatatatatatatatatgtataaatagatacaatatatcatatatatatatacacatataataaaatagaaacaaagtTTTTGTTTATTGCAGCAACATGGACCACTCCATTTACGCATGTCGTATTAATGCAGGACGCACATAGGATGAGGTCAGAGTCCAGTTCATATAATAGATGCGTTGGTAAAGATacaacatacagtgccttgcataagtattcaccccccttggactttttcccattatgtactgttactaactggaattcaaatagacttaaataaactttttcccgtttgatcaacaaaacatgcatagtactttggaggtgcaaaataaattttattgtgacacaaacaataatgagaacaaaaaagttgacatctgttgggtgcataagtattcacccccctgtgtcaatacttggtagaaccccctttcgctgcaattacagctgcaagtcttttggggtatgtctctaccagctttgcacatctagagatggaaaggtttgtccattcttcttggcaaaaaagatgaagctcagtcagattggatggagaccgtctgtgaaccgcaatcttcaagtcttgccatagattctctattggattgaggtctgggctttgactgggccattttaagacattaacattctttaatccaaaccattcctttgtagctctggctgtatgtttagggtcattgtcctgctggaagatgaacctccgccccagtctcaagtcttttgcagactgcatcagattttcttcaaggatttccctgtatttggctccatccatctttccctctattctgaccagtttccctgtacctgctgaagagaagcatccccacagcatgatgctaccaccaccatgtttcactgttgggatggtgtgctcagggtgatgggcagtgttgggttttcgccacacatagcgttttgcattgaggccaaaaagttcaattttggtctcatctgaccagagcaccttcttccacatgtttgctgtgtctcccacatggcttctggcaaactccaaacaggattttttatggatccctttcaacaatggctttcttcttgccactcttccataaaggccagatttgtggagtagacgactaatagttgtcctgtggacagattctcccacctcagctgtggatctctgcaactcctccagagtaaccatgggcctcctggttgcttctgattaattttctccttatccgactcttcagtttgggtggacggcctcctcttggtaggtttgcggttgtgccatattctttccattttcttatgatggattttatggtgctcagagagatgttcaaagctctggatatttttttataacctaaccctgcttcatatttctccacaactttatccctgacctgtttggtgagctccttggtcttcatgatgctgtttgttcagtaatgatctccaacaaactctgagtccgtcacagaacaggtgtatttatactgagattaaattgcagacaggtggaccctatttactaattatgtgacttgcaaatgtgacttgtgaatgcaatcggtcgcaccagatctttgttaggggtttcacagtaaagggggtgaatacatatgcactcaacacatttcagatttttatttgtaaataattgtgaaatccatgtaatatttccccccacttccaaatgatgcactattttgtgttggtccattacataaactcacgatgaaatacattttaatctgtggttataccatgacaaaatgtagaaaagtccaaagggggtgaatacttatgcaaggcactgtatatacctGCAGCCTAACAGGAGCGAGGAGGAAGACCTCTGGGAACATATCAACCTAGTGCCTCACAAAAACCTTTGACAAGTCTGAGTCGACCTTTTACAGAATGGATTCCATCTTCTCTGTGATTGGATCCTACGTTGACTGGGATGTGAAAAGTCTGCTGCTCTTCTTGGCAATTTTCATCCTCACTACAGATTATATCAAGAACCGTCGGCCGGCCAGCTTCCCTTCAGGACCCTGGGCACTTCCTGTTGTGGGCAACATATTCACCGTGGACCACAGCAGGACTCACAAAAGTCTGACCGAGGTGAGTCAACCAATGATAGGACTTGTCCCTCTGGTATTTGTTGTATCAGGTAGCATCAATGCTCAACCTTGTCTCTCAAACCTCCTCACAGTTAGGGAGAAGATATGGGGACGTGTTCAGCCTGAGAATGGGCTCTGAGTGGATGGTGGTGTTGAACAGGTTTGAGGTTCTGAAAGAAGCTTTGGTGACGCAGGGAGACAGCCTGGCAGAGCGACCTGACCTCCCACTGTCGGTGGAAATAGTCCACAAACTGGGTGACAGGACctaaaacatcaacacaatttTGAAAGATTTGAAGATTCATGTTCGTCTCACTATGTTAATCTCATTTTTGTCCTTTTACCAGTGCACACCTTAAAGATTGTTAAAGACCTAATGACTTTAGTCTTAGTGTACTGCATTCaaaattttaaatgtattttcttagtATCACAGAGtgcaaaatatgttttattgattttgaaAAACAAGAGTTAATCTCACTCTTTCCCATCAGGCATAAACTTCAGCAACGGGAACCCCT
Coding sequences within:
- the LOC128448614 gene encoding cytochrome b-c1 complex subunit 6, mitochondrial codes for the protein MVFEEKMITNGEPEDEEEEEEEEDEEDMVDPLETLRQKCAETEHCVHTQQRLEQCETRVGSRSATVEECTEELFDFLHARDHCVSHKLFHAVK